One genomic segment of Esox lucius isolate fEsoLuc1 chromosome 15, fEsoLuc1.pri, whole genome shotgun sequence includes these proteins:
- the crip1 gene encoding cysteine-rich protein 1 has translation MPKCPKCAKEVYFAERVTSLGKDWHRPCLKCEKCGKTLSPGSHAEHDGKPYCNNPCYSAQFGPKGFGRGGTESHTFAK, from the exons ATGCCGAAGTGCCCAAAATGCGCAAAAGAAGTTTACTTCG CGGAGAGAGTGACCTCACTGGGGAAGGACTGGCACAGGCCCTGTCTGAAGTGTGAAAAGTGTGGCAAGACCCTGTCTCCTGGATCTCACGCAGAG CATGATGGCAAGCCGTACTGTAATAATCCCTGCTACTCTGCTCAATTCGGGCCTAAAG GATTTGGACGTGGTGGAACTGAAAGCCACACATTTGCCAAGTAG